The following coding sequences are from one Triticum aestivum cultivar Chinese Spring chromosome 5A, IWGSC CS RefSeq v2.1, whole genome shotgun sequence window:
- the LOC123107766 gene encoding probable WRKY transcription factor 17 codes for MAVDFVGRGHAPRGLALAGGKQQLAFHEAAAAGLSSLELLVSALSPRADCAPPPLGEIADQALSGFRRVVDVLGRTGHARFRRGPAGAAAASLTPPPASSSPPMPARPPAPAASQHLATQKSLTLDFTKPSKAPAAAAAASVTSTSFFSSVTAGGEGTVSKGPSQLVSSGKPPLAAGTKRKQQQQQTPCASGAHSDVAAASGRCHCSKKRKHRVKYTTRVPAVSSRTADIPGDDYSWRKYGQKPIKGSPYPRCYYRCSTAKGCPARKHVERATDDPAMLVVTYEGDHRHDTSPPAAAN; via the coding sequence ATGGCCGTCGACTTCGTGGGACGCGGCCACGCCCCCCGTGGCCTCGCCCTCGCGGGCGGGAAGCAGCAGCTGGCCTTCCACGAGGCCGCCGCGGCGGGGCTCAGCAGCCTCGAGCTCCTCGTCTCGGCGCTCTCCCCGCGCGCCgactgcgcgccgccgccgctcggggaGATCGCCGACCAAGCGTTATCGGGGTTCCGCCGGGTCGTCGACGTCCTCGGCCGCACCGGTCACGCCCGCTTCCGCCGCGGCCCTGCTGGAGCTGCCGCCGCCTCGTTGACTCCCCCTCCTGCCTCTTCTTCACCTCCTATGCCGGCCCGGCCACCGGCGCCGGCAGCCTCGCAGCACCTGGCAACCCAGAAAAGCCTGACGCTGGACTTCACCAAGCCTTCGAAGGCGCCGGCAGCGGCAGCCGCTGCTTCGGTGACGTCGACGTCTTTCTTCTCGTCGGTGACGGCGGGGGGCGAGGGCACCGTGTCCAAGGGCCCGAGCCAGCTGGTGTCCTCCGGAAAGCCGCCGCTCGCGGCTGGTACCAAACgcaagcaacagcagcagcagacgCCCTGCGCGAGCGGCGCGCACTCCGACGTCGCCGCCGCCAGTGGCCGGTGCCACTGctccaagaagcgcaagcaccggGTGAAGTACACGACGCGCGTGCCCGCGGTGAGCTCGCGCACGGCGGACATCCCCGGCGACGACTACTCGTGGCGCAAGTACGGGCAGAAGCCCATCAAGGGGTCCCCTTACCCCCGCTGCTACTATAGGTGCAGCACCGCCAAGGGCTGCCCTGCGCGGAAGCACGTGGAACGCGCCACCGACGACCCCGCCATGCTCGTCGTCACCTACGAGGGCGACCACCGCCATGACacttcgccgccggccgccgcaaaTTAA